From the Excalfactoria chinensis isolate bCotChi1 chromosome 1, bCotChi1.hap2, whole genome shotgun sequence genome, one window contains:
- the RAB21 gene encoding ras-related protein Rab-21, with product MAAGTGAAAGGRSFSFKVVLLGEGCVGKTSLVLRYCENKFNDKHITTLQASFLTKKLNIGGKRVNLAIWDTAGQERFHALGPIYYRDSNGAILVYDITDEDSFQKVKNWVKELRKMLGNEICLCIVGNKIDLEKERHVSVQEAEMYAESVGAKHYHTSAKQNKGIEELFLDLCKRMIETAQVDERARGNGSSQSGTARRGVQIIDDEPQVQSSGGCCSSG from the exons aTGGCGGCGGGGACCGGAGCGGCGGCCGGCGGTCGCAGCTTCTCCTTCAAGGTGGTGCTTCTCGGGGAGGGCTGCGTGGGGAAAACCTCCCTGGTGCTGCGCTACTGCGAGAACAAGTTCAACGACAAGCACATCACCACGCTGCAG gCATCTTTTCTAACGAAGAAGctgaatattggtgggaaaagAGTTAACCTTGCAATATGG gaTACAGCTGGTCAAGAAAGATTTCATGCACTGGGGCCGATCTACTACAGAGACTCTAATGGTGCTATTCTAGTATATGATATAACAGACGAGGACTCTTTCCAGAAG GTAAAAAACTGGGTTaaggaattaagaaaaatgCTGGGCAATGAAATCTGTTTATGTATAGTAG GTAACAAAATAGACTTGGAAAAAGAGAGACATGTTTCAGtacaagaagcagaaat GTATGCAGAGTCTGTTGGAGCAAAACATTATCATACGTCAGCTAAGCAGAATAAAGGAATTGAAGAACTGTTTCTTGACCTTTGTAAAA GAATGATAGAAACTGCTCAAGTGGATGAACGAGCAAGAGGCAATGGATCCAGTCAGTCAGGAACAGCAAGGCGAGGTGTACAGATCATTGATGATGAACCACAAGTACAGAGCAGTGGAGGGTGCTGTTCTTCTGGATAG